The following are from one region of the Amycolatopsis sp. QT-25 genome:
- a CDS encoding TIR domain-containing protein produces MSEYEFDLFISYSRHGSVQKWLLNHFYDKLRESLADEYGSLKVYMDRQMPSAVHWPSNLRDALRHSKIMVQLLTPPYFQSPWCMAEMRSMQAREEMLGLAGNGVSSQGLIYPILYADSENFPEEGKVRAWRDFKDVAYPDPSYQQSIEYNKFHLKVRELARDLAQLVAQAPPWRPDWPLVEVPEPVLLPTPPLPRFA; encoded by the coding sequence GTGTCCGAGTACGAGTTCGATCTGTTCATCAGCTACAGCCGTCACGGCAGCGTGCAGAAATGGCTGCTCAACCACTTCTACGACAAACTGCGGGAAAGTCTCGCCGACGAGTACGGCAGCCTGAAAGTGTACATGGACCGGCAGATGCCCAGCGCGGTGCACTGGCCGTCCAATCTGCGGGACGCACTGCGGCACAGCAAGATCATGGTTCAGTTGCTGACCCCGCCCTACTTTCAGTCACCCTGGTGCATGGCCGAGATGCGCAGTATGCAGGCCAGGGAGGAGATGCTCGGACTCGCGGGAAACGGTGTTTCTTCCCAGGGGTTGATCTACCCGATCCTGTACGCGGACTCGGAGAATTTCCCCGAAGAGGGAAAGGTGCGGGCCTGGCGGGATTTCAAGGACGTCGCCTATCCGGATCCGTCCTATCAGCAGAGCATCGAATACAACAAGTTCCACCTCAAGGTCAGGGAGCTGGCCAGGGACCTGGCGCAGTTGGTGGCCCAGGCGCCACCGTGGCGGCCGGACTGGCCGCTCGTCGAGGTACCGGAACCGGTGCTGCTGCCGACTCCTCCGCTGCCGAGGTTCGCATGA
- a CDS encoding diiron oxygenase — MTANTESERVAERLQRSSARHSYDPDVDVDWLAPLVDGAYGKAPERCSLYGTELWERLGEDQRAELSRQEAAAAAASGIWFELILMQGLVRHVYNSDPTTHNAQYALTEIADECRHSTMFARSIAKTGGVVRRPSRSAHRAGKVFGAICGPALLFAGAIYVEELADGMQREMMRDDKLQPMIRMISRIHVIEEARHIGFAKDELGRAWARHGRVGRELIRWTIAAMAYVATSELLHPKAYTAVGLDPREARQAATANPHWRRTKASWAAKAVDYFTEIGLIGGPSRRLWRRAGVLD, encoded by the coding sequence ATGACCGCGAACACCGAAAGCGAACGTGTCGCCGAGCGCCTGCAGCGTTCCTCCGCACGGCATTCCTACGACCCGGACGTCGACGTCGACTGGCTGGCACCGCTGGTGGACGGGGCGTACGGCAAGGCCCCGGAACGGTGTTCCCTGTACGGCACCGAACTGTGGGAACGTCTCGGCGAAGACCAGCGCGCCGAGCTCAGCCGTCAGGAGGCCGCGGCCGCCGCGGCGTCGGGGATCTGGTTCGAGCTGATCCTCATGCAGGGCCTCGTGCGGCATGTCTACAACAGTGACCCGACGACCCACAACGCCCAGTACGCGCTCACCGAGATCGCCGACGAATGCCGTCACAGCACCATGTTCGCCCGCTCGATCGCGAAGACCGGCGGCGTCGTCCGGCGCCCGAGCCGCTCGGCGCACCGCGCGGGCAAGGTGTTCGGCGCGATCTGCGGCCCGGCCCTGCTGTTCGCCGGCGCCATCTACGTCGAAGAACTCGCCGACGGCATGCAACGCGAGATGATGCGCGACGACAAGCTGCAACCGATGATCCGGATGATCTCGCGCATCCACGTCATCGAAGAGGCACGCCACATCGGCTTCGCCAAGGACGAACTGGGCCGTGCCTGGGCCCGGCACGGCCGCGTCGGCCGCGAACTGATCCGCTGGACGATCGCCGCCATGGCCTACGTCGCGACGTCGGAACTGTTGCATCCCAAGGCATACACCGCGGTCGGACTCGATCCCCGCGAAGCCCGGCAAGCCGCAACCGCCAATCCGCACTGGCGCCGGACCAAGGCGTCGTGGGCGGCCAAGGCCGTCGACTACTTCACCGAGATCGGCCTCATCGGCGGCCCGAGCCGCCGGCTCTGGCGCCGCGCCGGCGTGCTCGACTGA
- a CDS encoding ATP/GTP-binding protein: protein MTTGTVLTFYSYKGGVGRSFTLANVAVLLARWDYRVLTVDWDLEAPGLHHYFGPKLAEQPERGVVDLAHDFLRDAGTREAPRNLESYPVRVGVDGGRLDLLAAGRVVSGKLDDSYSKRMQALNWEELYRRGFAAYLERCRAVWIENYDFVLLDSRTGVSDIAGICTAHLPDRLVVVFTANDQNLDDVVDVARRADRARDRMPYDRPRHSVLPILSRLDNRVEYERAERWQRKCAETVAPLFGNWLAQTVPVDLMMRHLTVPYVSYWSFGEQLPVLDEEVPKADQISYALETVASVIAQDFDRTDVLADNRDAYVAAARDRCREFDLDVLVSSARQSKVAAELIQELRLLGVRADRSLSGDPGFLAEAADSAQHLCLVVEGPLSRWQITESERFLRHTLGPEGRHRQLFCLVARGVDRDELPGFVRNLHHLEFTPDVRPVRVAGQLHQLLTATGAGPDQEALRAAAAALRTLPDTLPYAERVVLVEDTVRGMATALDHGDLALLLDRSADLDFLGRAHGDGAGVPAPRALLAATRALLSRIDRRINAFTE, encoded by the coding sequence ATGACGACCGGCACCGTGCTCACCTTCTATTCGTACAAGGGCGGGGTGGGCCGCAGTTTCACGCTGGCGAACGTCGCCGTGCTGCTGGCGCGCTGGGATTACCGGGTGCTCACGGTGGACTGGGACCTCGAAGCACCCGGGCTGCACCACTACTTCGGGCCGAAACTGGCCGAGCAGCCCGAACGCGGGGTGGTCGACCTCGCGCACGACTTCCTGCGCGATGCCGGGACACGGGAGGCCCCGCGGAACCTGGAGTCCTACCCCGTCCGGGTCGGCGTCGACGGTGGACGGCTCGATCTGCTGGCCGCCGGACGCGTGGTTTCCGGCAAGCTGGACGATTCCTATTCGAAGCGGATGCAGGCGCTGAACTGGGAGGAACTGTACCGGCGCGGGTTCGCCGCGTACCTGGAGCGGTGCCGGGCGGTGTGGATCGAGAACTACGACTTCGTACTGCTCGACAGCCGGACCGGTGTCTCCGACATCGCCGGCATCTGCACCGCGCATCTGCCGGACCGGCTGGTCGTGGTGTTCACCGCCAACGACCAGAACCTCGACGACGTGGTGGACGTCGCCCGGCGGGCCGACCGCGCCCGTGACCGCATGCCCTACGACCGGCCCCGGCATTCGGTGCTGCCCATTCTGTCCAGATTGGACAATCGAGTCGAGTACGAGCGCGCCGAGCGGTGGCAGCGCAAGTGCGCCGAGACCGTGGCGCCGCTGTTCGGCAACTGGCTGGCGCAGACCGTCCCGGTGGATTTGATGATGCGTCACCTCACGGTGCCCTACGTCTCTTACTGGAGCTTCGGCGAGCAGTTGCCGGTCCTGGATGAGGAAGTGCCCAAGGCGGACCAGATCTCCTACGCGCTGGAAACGGTCGCGTCGGTCATCGCACAGGACTTCGACCGCACCGACGTGCTGGCCGACAACCGCGACGCCTACGTGGCCGCCGCGCGGGACCGGTGCCGTGAGTTCGACTTGGACGTGTTGGTGTCGAGCGCACGGCAGTCCAAGGTCGCCGCGGAACTGATCCAAGAACTACGCCTGCTCGGGGTGCGCGCCGACCGGTCGTTGTCCGGCGACCCCGGCTTCCTGGCCGAGGCCGCCGATTCGGCCCAGCATCTGTGCCTGGTGGTGGAGGGGCCGCTGAGCCGCTGGCAGATCACCGAGTCCGAACGATTCCTGCGGCACACGCTCGGGCCGGAGGGAAGGCATCGGCAACTGTTCTGCCTGGTCGCCCGAGGCGTCGATCGCGACGAACTGCCGGGCTTCGTGCGCAATCTGCACCACCTGGAATTCACGCCGGACGTGCGGCCCGTCCGGGTGGCCGGGCAACTGCACCAGCTGCTCACCGCCACCGGGGCGGGGCCGGACCAGGAGGCGCTGCGGGCCGCGGCGGCCGCTCTCCGCACCCTGCCGGACACCCTGCCCTACGCCGAACGCGTCGTGCTGGTCGAGGACACCGTGCGCGGGATGGCCACCGCGCTGGACCACGGTGACCTGGCCCTGCTGCTCGACCGATCGGCGGACCTGGACTTCCTCGGCAGAGCTCACGGTGACGGTGCCGGGGTGCCCGCACCCCGTGCGCTCCTCGCCGCGACGAGGGCACTGCTGAGCCGGATCGATC
- a CDS encoding GAF and ANTAR domain-containing protein translates to MDGWHRAPLWRAIAAAEDVAGRRDGWAQTVCLACVRTFDHVDAAILALRGGAHAEEVLGASAPWAADLAEAQYTVGEGPGVEAFAAGSPVLVSDLRIEQVRWPGFAQAALDSGVVAIFAFPLRFGAIKLGTLELIRHGPGGLASDELRDAALAADLGAAALLRQARTAEVEGHEFAPDPVRSFQDVNVATGMLAAQLHIGLDDAFTRLRAHAYGRNRSILDVARDVLERRMVLDELTE, encoded by the coding sequence GTGGATGGGTGGCATCGGGCACCGTTGTGGCGGGCCATCGCCGCCGCCGAGGACGTGGCGGGTCGCCGTGACGGCTGGGCACAGACCGTCTGTCTCGCCTGTGTGCGGACTTTCGACCACGTGGACGCGGCGATTCTGGCGTTGCGGGGTGGTGCGCACGCCGAGGAGGTGCTGGGGGCCAGCGCCCCTTGGGCCGCCGATCTGGCGGAAGCGCAGTACACCGTCGGCGAGGGGCCGGGCGTGGAGGCGTTCGCCGCCGGATCGCCGGTGCTGGTCTCCGATCTCAGGATCGAGCAGGTGCGCTGGCCGGGTTTCGCGCAGGCCGCCCTCGACAGCGGGGTGGTGGCGATCTTCGCGTTCCCGCTCCGGTTCGGCGCCATCAAGCTCGGCACCCTGGAACTGATCCGCCACGGCCCCGGTGGCCTGGCGAGCGACGAATTGAGGGATGCCGCGCTGGCGGCGGACCTCGGTGCCGCGGCGCTGCTGCGGCAGGCCAGGACGGCCGAGGTCGAAGGGCACGAATTCGCCCCGGATCCGGTGCGGTCGTTCCAGGACGTCAACGTGGCCACCGGCATGCTCGCCGCCCAGCTGCACATCGGCCTGGACGACGCCTTCACCCGCTTGCGGGCGCACGCCTACGGACGGAACCGGTCGATCTTGGACGTCGCCCGTGACGTGCTGGAGCGGCGCATGGTCCTGGACGAGCTCACCGAGTGA